One stretch of Manis pentadactyla isolate mManPen7 chromosome 10, mManPen7.hap1, whole genome shotgun sequence DNA includes these proteins:
- the MIOX gene encoding inositol oxygenase isoform X4, translating into MEVIVGPDPSLVYRPDVDPERAKEKGSFRDYTSGPLLDRVFTTYKLMHTWQTVDFVRKKHAQFGGFSYKKMTVLEAVDMLNGLVDESDPDVDFPNSFHAFQTAEGIRKAHPDKDWFHLVGLLHDLGKVLALAGEPQASVVFCDSTFQDNPDLQDPRYSTELGMYQPHCGLKNVLMSWGHDEYMYQVMKFNKFSLPQEAFYMIRFHSFYPWHTGGDYMQLCSEQDLAILPWVQEFNKFDLYTKCPDLPDVDKLRPYYQGLIDKYCPGVLSW; encoded by the exons ATGGAGGTGATTGTG GGCCCAGACCCTTCTCTGGTCTACCGGCCTGATGTGGACCCAGAGAGAGCCAAAGAGAAGGGCAGCTTCCGTGACTACACT TCTGGCCCTCTCCTGGACCGTGTCTTCACCACCTACAAGCTCATGCACACTTGGCAGACTGTGGACTTCGTCAGGAAGAAG CATGCCCAGTTTGGGGGCTTCTCCTACAAGAAAATGACTGTCCTAGAAGCTGTGGACATGCTGAATGGGCTGGTGGATGAGTCGGACCCAGATGTGGACTTCCCCAACTCTTTCCATGCCTTCCAGACTGCAGAGGGCATCCGGAAAGCCCACCCTGACAAGG ACTGGTTCCACCTTGTGGGGCTCCTGCATGACCTGGGGAAGGTCCTGGCTCTGGCAGGGGAGCCCCAG GCCTCCGTGGTTTTCTGTGACTCCACCTTCCAGGACAACCCTGACCTCCAGGATCCTCGATACAG CACAGAGCTCGGCATGTATCAGCCACACTGCGGGCTCAAGAACGTCCTGATGTCGTGGGGCCATGACG AGTACATGTACCAGGTGATGAAGTTCAACAAGTTCTCCCTCCCTCAAGAG GCCTTCTACATGATCCGATTCCACTCCTTCTACCCATGGCACACGGGCGGTGACTACATGCAGCTCTGCAGCGAGCAGGACCTGGCCATCCTGCCCTGGGTGCAGGAGTTCAA CAAGTTTGACCTCTACACCAAGTGCCCCGACCTGCCGGACGTGGACAAGCTGCGGCCCTACTACCAGGGGCTCATCGACAAGTACTGCCCTGGTGTCCTGAGCTGGTGA
- the MIOX gene encoding inositol oxygenase isoform X2 codes for MEVIVGPDPSLVYRPDVDPERAKEKGSFRDYTSGPLLDRVFTTYKLMHTWQTVDFVRKKHAQFGGFSYKKMTVLEAVDMLNGLVDESDPDVDFPNSFHAFQTAEGIRKAHPDKDWFHLVGLLHDLGKVLALAGEPQWAVVGDTFPVGCRPQASVVFCDSTFQDNPDLQDPRYSTELGMYQPHCGLKNVLMSWGHDEYMYQVMKFNKFSLPQEAFYMIRFHSFYPWHTGGDYMQLCSEQDLAILPWVQEFNKFDLYTKCPDLPDVDKLRPYYQGLIDKYCPGVLSW; via the exons ATGGAGGTGATTGTG GGCCCAGACCCTTCTCTGGTCTACCGGCCTGATGTGGACCCAGAGAGAGCCAAAGAGAAGGGCAGCTTCCGTGACTACACT TCTGGCCCTCTCCTGGACCGTGTCTTCACCACCTACAAGCTCATGCACACTTGGCAGACTGTGGACTTCGTCAGGAAGAAG CATGCCCAGTTTGGGGGCTTCTCCTACAAGAAAATGACTGTCCTAGAAGCTGTGGACATGCTGAATGGGCTGGTGGATGAGTCGGACCCAGATGTGGACTTCCCCAACTCTTTCCATGCCTTCCAGACTGCAGAGGGCATCCGGAAAGCCCACCCTGACAAGG ACTGGTTCCACCTTGTGGGGCTCCTGCATGACCTGGGGAAGGTCCTGGCTCTGGCAGGGGAGCCCCAG TGGGCAGTCGTTGGAGACACCTTTCCGGTCGGCTGCCGTCCCCAGGCCTCCGTGGTTTTCTGTGACTCCACCTTCCAGGACAACCCTGACCTCCAGGATCCTCGATACAG CACAGAGCTCGGCATGTATCAGCCACACTGCGGGCTCAAGAACGTCCTGATGTCGTGGGGCCATGACG AGTACATGTACCAGGTGATGAAGTTCAACAAGTTCTCCCTCCCTCAAGAG GCCTTCTACATGATCCGATTCCACTCCTTCTACCCATGGCACACGGGCGGTGACTACATGCAGCTCTGCAGCGAGCAGGACCTGGCCATCCTGCCCTGGGTGCAGGAGTTCAA CAAGTTTGACCTCTACACCAAGTGCCCCGACCTGCCGGACGTGGACAAGCTGCGGCCCTACTACCAGGGGCTCATCGACAAGTACTGCCCTGGTGTCCTGAGCTGGTGA
- the MIOX gene encoding inositol oxygenase isoform X1 — MEVIVGPDPSLVYRPDVDPERAKEKGSFRDYTSGPLLDRVFTTYKLMHTWQTVDFVRKKHAQFGGFSYKKMTVLEAVDMLNGLVDESDPDVDFPNSFHAFQTAEGIRKAHPDKVCPALSFPDWFHLVGLLHDLGKVLALAGEPQWAVVGDTFPVGCRPQASVVFCDSTFQDNPDLQDPRYSTELGMYQPHCGLKNVLMSWGHDEYMYQVMKFNKFSLPQEAFYMIRFHSFYPWHTGGDYMQLCSEQDLAILPWVQEFNKFDLYTKCPDLPDVDKLRPYYQGLIDKYCPGVLSW, encoded by the exons ATGGAGGTGATTGTG GGCCCAGACCCTTCTCTGGTCTACCGGCCTGATGTGGACCCAGAGAGAGCCAAAGAGAAGGGCAGCTTCCGTGACTACACT TCTGGCCCTCTCCTGGACCGTGTCTTCACCACCTACAAGCTCATGCACACTTGGCAGACTGTGGACTTCGTCAGGAAGAAG CATGCCCAGTTTGGGGGCTTCTCCTACAAGAAAATGACTGTCCTAGAAGCTGTGGACATGCTGAATGGGCTGGTGGATGAGTCGGACCCAGATGTGGACTTCCCCAACTCTTTCCATGCCTTCCAGACTGCAGAGGGCATCCGGAAAGCCCACCCTGACAAGG TCTGCCCTGCTCTCTCTTTCCCAGACTGGTTCCACCTTGTGGGGCTCCTGCATGACCTGGGGAAGGTCCTGGCTCTGGCAGGGGAGCCCCAG TGGGCAGTCGTTGGAGACACCTTTCCGGTCGGCTGCCGTCCCCAGGCCTCCGTGGTTTTCTGTGACTCCACCTTCCAGGACAACCCTGACCTCCAGGATCCTCGATACAG CACAGAGCTCGGCATGTATCAGCCACACTGCGGGCTCAAGAACGTCCTGATGTCGTGGGGCCATGACG AGTACATGTACCAGGTGATGAAGTTCAACAAGTTCTCCCTCCCTCAAGAG GCCTTCTACATGATCCGATTCCACTCCTTCTACCCATGGCACACGGGCGGTGACTACATGCAGCTCTGCAGCGAGCAGGACCTGGCCATCCTGCCCTGGGTGCAGGAGTTCAA CAAGTTTGACCTCTACACCAAGTGCCCCGACCTGCCGGACGTGGACAAGCTGCGGCCCTACTACCAGGGGCTCATCGACAAGTACTGCCCTGGTGTCCTGAGCTGGTGA
- the MIOX gene encoding inositol oxygenase isoform X3 has translation MEVIVGPDPSLVYRPDVDPERAKEKGSFRDYTSGPLLDRVFTTYKLMHTWQTVDFVRKKHAQFGGFSYKKMTVLEAVDMLNGLVDESDPDVDFPNSFHAFQTAEGIRKAHPDKVCPALSFPDWFHLVGLLHDLGKVLALAGEPQASVVFCDSTFQDNPDLQDPRYSTELGMYQPHCGLKNVLMSWGHDEYMYQVMKFNKFSLPQEAFYMIRFHSFYPWHTGGDYMQLCSEQDLAILPWVQEFNKFDLYTKCPDLPDVDKLRPYYQGLIDKYCPGVLSW, from the exons ATGGAGGTGATTGTG GGCCCAGACCCTTCTCTGGTCTACCGGCCTGATGTGGACCCAGAGAGAGCCAAAGAGAAGGGCAGCTTCCGTGACTACACT TCTGGCCCTCTCCTGGACCGTGTCTTCACCACCTACAAGCTCATGCACACTTGGCAGACTGTGGACTTCGTCAGGAAGAAG CATGCCCAGTTTGGGGGCTTCTCCTACAAGAAAATGACTGTCCTAGAAGCTGTGGACATGCTGAATGGGCTGGTGGATGAGTCGGACCCAGATGTGGACTTCCCCAACTCTTTCCATGCCTTCCAGACTGCAGAGGGCATCCGGAAAGCCCACCCTGACAAGG TCTGCCCTGCTCTCTCTTTCCCAGACTGGTTCCACCTTGTGGGGCTCCTGCATGACCTGGGGAAGGTCCTGGCTCTGGCAGGGGAGCCCCAG GCCTCCGTGGTTTTCTGTGACTCCACCTTCCAGGACAACCCTGACCTCCAGGATCCTCGATACAG CACAGAGCTCGGCATGTATCAGCCACACTGCGGGCTCAAGAACGTCCTGATGTCGTGGGGCCATGACG AGTACATGTACCAGGTGATGAAGTTCAACAAGTTCTCCCTCCCTCAAGAG GCCTTCTACATGATCCGATTCCACTCCTTCTACCCATGGCACACGGGCGGTGACTACATGCAGCTCTGCAGCGAGCAGGACCTGGCCATCCTGCCCTGGGTGCAGGAGTTCAA CAAGTTTGACCTCTACACCAAGTGCCCCGACCTGCCGGACGTGGACAAGCTGCGGCCCTACTACCAGGGGCTCATCGACAAGTACTGCCCTGGTGTCCTGAGCTGGTGA
- the ADM2 gene encoding protein ADM2, which translates to MAQLLTATLTLGCISLLYLQLPGTLSRCLGSRQPARPRESSAQTSSSGLQPPPVVWKLRQALQPRRSTRLSPVLGRPLRDGPNQRSGSHRPRAQLLRVGCMLGTCQVQNLSHRLWQLVGSAGPRDSAPVDPSSPHSYG; encoded by the exons ATGGCCCAACTCCTGACTGCCACCCTCACCCTCGGTTGCATCAGCCTCCTCTACCTGCAGCTTCCAGGCACGCTGTCCCGCTGCCTGGGGAGCCGGCAGCCCGCCCGACCCAG GGAGTCCTCAGCTCAGACCTCTTCCAGTGGCCTGCAGCCCCCGCCTGTGGTCTGGAAGCTACGCCAGGCCCTCCAGCCACGGAGGAGCACCAGGCTATCCCCCGTGTTGGGTCGGCCTCTCCGGGATGGCCCCAACCAACGCTCGGGCTCCCACAGGCCCCGAGCCCAGCTTCTGCGGGTGGGCTGCATGCTGGGCACCTGCCAGGTGCAGAACCTCAGCCACCGCCTGTGGCAGCTCGTTGGGTCGGCCGGCCCGCGAGACTCGGCCCCTGTGGACCCCAGCAGCCCCCACAGCTACGGCTGA
- the SBF1 gene encoding myotubularin-related protein 5 isoform X9, producing MARLADYFVLVAFGPHPRGSGEGQGQILQRFPEKDWEDNPFPQGIELFCQPSGWQLCPERNPPTFFVAVLTDINSERHYCACLTFWEPADPTQEAACAEDAAEREEEVDEGGPLRLSPSVPHPSGRLFAPKTLVLVSRLDHVEVFRNSLGLIYTIHVEGLSVGLENVIGNLLTCIIPLAGGSQRTISLGAGDRQVIQTPLADSLPVSRCSVALLFRQLGITNVLSLFCAALTEHKVLFLSRSYQRLSDACRGLLALLFPLRYSFTYVPILPAQLLEVLSTPTPFIIGVNAAFQAETQELLDVIVADLDGGTVTIPECVHIPPLPEPLQSQTHSVLSMVLDPELELADLAFPPPTMPTSSLNIQDKELRAVFLRLFAQLLQGYRWCLHMVRVHPELVIRFHKAAFLGQRGLVEDDFLMKVLEGMAFAGFVSERGVPYRPTDLFDELVAHEVTRMRAEENHPQRVLRHVKELAEQLYKNENPYPAVSMHKVQRPGEASHLQQASRPFPRLDESMVQWIVDQATAKMQGAPPTVKAERRTSVPSGPPMTAILERSSGLHGNSARRLEVVRNCISYVFEGKMLEAKKLLPAVLRALKGRAARRCLAQELHLHVQQNRAVLDHRQFDFVVRMMNCCLQDCTSLDEHGIAAALLPLATAFCRKLSPGVTQFAYSCVQEHVVWSTPQFWEAMFYADVQTHIRALYLEPAEDQDPLQGGEAPAQDERSALDVASEQQRLWPTLSREKQQELVQKEESTVFSQAIHYASRMSYLLLPLDSSRSRLLRERAGLGDLESASNSLVTSSMAGSVAESYDTESGFEDSETSDVAGAVVRFINRFVDKVCTESGVTSDHLKGLHVMVPDIVQMHVETLEAVHRESRRLPPIQKPKLLRPRLLPGEECVLDGLRVCLLPDGREGGAGGSGGGPALLPAEGAIFLTTYRVIFTGMPTDPLVGEQVVVRSFPVAALTKEKRVSVQTPADQLLQDGLQLRSCTFQLLKMAFDEEVGSDSAELFRKQLQKLRYPPDLRGTFAFTLGSTHTVGRPPRTAKDKGPSLRTLSRNLVKNAKKTIGRQYVTRKKYNPPSWEHRGQLPSEDQEDEISVSEELEPSTLTPSSALKPSDRMTMSGLVERACCRDYQRLGLGTLSSSLSRAKSEPFRVSPVNRMYAICRSYPGLLIVPQSVQDNALQRVSRCYRQNRFPVVCWRSGRSKAVLLRSGGLHGKGVVGLFKAQNAPSPGQSQADSSSLEQEKYLQAVVSAMPRYADAAGRNTLSGFSLAHMGSHVPSPRARVTTLSNPMAASASRRTAPRGKWGSVRASGRSSGLSTDVGSRLASRDMLGAPQANGTPPDPGFLRPQRAALYIIGDKAQLKGVRPDPLQQWELVPIEVFEARQVKASFKKLLKACVPGCPTAEPGPASFLRSLEDSEWLVQIHKLLQVSVLVVELLASGSSVLVSLEDGWDITTQYRQVVSLVQLLSDPFYRTLEGFRLLVEKEWLSFGHRFSHRGAHTLAGQSSGFTPVFLQFLDCVYQVHLQFPMEFEFSQFYLKFLGYHHASRRFRTFLLDSDYERIELGLLYEEKGERRGPQACRSVWEYVDRLCKRTPMFYNYMYAPEDAEVLRPYSNVSNLKVWDFYTEETLSEGPPYDWELAQGPPEPPEEERPDGGAPQSRRRVVWPCYDSRPRAQPDAISRLLEAVPGCQPHRGLWWSGSSLPHPPHVSSGSPGFCLVCPSE from the exons ATGGCGCGGCTCGCGGACTACTTCGTGCTGGTGGCGTTCGGGCCGCACCCGCGAG GGAGTGGGGAAGGCCAGGGCCAGATCCTGCAGCGCTTCCCAGAGAAGGACTGGGAGGACAACCCGTTCCCCCAGGGCATCGAGCTG TTTTGCCAGCCCAGTGGGTGGCAGCTGTGTCCTGAGAGGAACCCACCAACCTTCTTTGTTGCTGTTCTCACTGACATCAACTCCGAGAGGCACTACTGCGCCTGCTTGACCTTCTGGGAGCCGGCAGACCCCACACAG GAAGCGGCCTGCGCCGAGGACGCTGCCGAGAGGGAGGAGGAAGTGGACGAGGGGGGTCCTCTGCGACTGTCCCCCTCGGTGCCTCATCCGTCTGGCCGACTGTTTGCACCAAAGACACTGGTGCTGGTGTCTCGACTGGACCACGTGGAGGTGTTCAGG AACAGCCTGGGTCTCATCTACACCATCCATGTGGAGGGCCTGAGCGTGGGCCTGGAGAACGTCATTGGGAACCTGCTTACATGCATCATCCCCCTGGCTGGGGGCTCGCAG AGAACCATCTCGCTGGGGGCTGGTGACCGGCAGGTCATTCAGACCCCGCTGGCTGACTCGCTGCCTGTCAGCCGCTGCAGTGTGGCCCTGCTCTTCCGACAGCTAG GCATCACCAACGTGCTGTCTCTGTTCTGTGCCGCCCTCACGGAGCACAAGGTGCTCTTCCTGTCTCGCAGCTACCAGAGGCTCTCCGACGCTTGCCGAGGACTCTTGGCCCTGCTCTTCCCTCTCAGATACAG CTTCACCTACGTGCCCATCCTGCCGGCGCAGCTCCTGGAGGTCCTCAGCACTCCCACGCCCTTCATCATCGGCGTCAACGCTGCTTTCCAGGCAGAGACCCAGGAGCTG CTGGATGTGATTGTTGCTGATCTTGATGGAGGGACGGTGACCATCCCTGAATGTGTGCACATTCCACCCCTGCCAGAGCCGCTGCAGAGTCAGACACACAGCGTTCTGAGCATG GTCCTGGATCCAGAGCTGGAGTTGGCAGATCTTGCCTTCCCACCACCCACAATgcccacttcctcactgaatATACAG GACAAGGAACTGCGCGCCGTCTTCCTGCGGCTCTTTGCTCAGCTCCTGCAGGGCTACCGCTGGTGTCTGCACATGGTCCGTGTCCACCCTGAGCTCGTCATCCGCTTCCACAAG GCAGCCTTCCTGGGCCAGCGCGGGCTGGTGGAGGACGACTTCCTGATGAAGGTGCTGGAGGGCATGGCCTTTGCAGGCTTTGTGTCGGAGCGTGGAGTCCCCTACCGCCCCACGGACCTGTTTGATGAG CTGGTGGCCCACGAGGTAACACGGATGCGGGCAGAAGAGAACCACCCCCAGCGAGTCCTGCGTCATGTCAAGGAATTGGCGGAACAGCTCTATAAGAAC GAGAACCCATACCCTGCCGTGTCCATGCATAAGGTCCAGAGGCCAGGGGAGGCCAGTCACCTGCAGCAGGCATCCCGGCCATTTCCCCGGCTGGACGAGAGCATGGTGCAGTGGATCGTGGACCAGGCCACAGCCAAGATGCAGGGCGCGCCCCCCACGGTGAAGGCCGAGAGGAGGACCAGCGTGCCCTCGGGGCCCCCCATGA CTGCTATCCTGGAGCGGAGCAGTGGGCTCCATGGCAACAGTGCACGCCGGCTGGAGGTGGTTCGAAACTGCATCTCCTATGTGTTCGAGGGGAAGATGCTCGAAGCCAAGAAG ctgctCCCAGCTGTGCTGAGGGCTCTGAAGGGGCGAGCGGCCCGCCGCTGCCTCGCCCAGGAGCTGCACCTGCATGTGCAGCAGAATCGGGCAGTCCTGGACCACCGGCAGTTCGACTTTGTCGTCCGCATGATGAACTGCTGCCTGCAG GACTGCACCTCCCTGGACGAGCACGGCATTGCGGCTGCTCTGCTGCCCCTGGCCACAGCCTTCTGCCGG AAGCTGAGCCCGGGGGTGACGCAGTTTGCATACAGCTGCGTGCAGGAGCACGTGGTGTGGAGCACACCGCAGTTCTGGGAGGCTATGTTCTACGCAGACGTTCAGACCCACATCCGGGCCCTCTACCTGGAGCCTGCCGAGGACCAAGACCCCTTGCAG GGAGGGGAGGCGCCTGCACAGGACGAGCGCTCTGCCCTGGACGTGGCATCTGAGCAGCAGCGCCTGTGGCCAACCCTGAGCCGTGAGAAGCAGCAGGAGCTGGTGCAGAAGGAGGAGAGCACAGTGTTCAGCCAGGCCATCCACTACGCCAGCCGCATGAGCTACTTGCTGCTGCCCCTGGACAGCAGCAGAAGCCGGCTGCTGCGGGAGCGCGCGGGGCTGGGTGACCTGGAGAGCGCCAGCAACAGCCTGGTCACCAGCAG CATGGCGGGCAGCGTGGCGGAGAGCTATGACACAGAAAGTGGTTTTGAAGACTCGGAGACCAGTGATGTGGCCGGTGCCGTGGTCCGCTTCATCAACCGCTTCGTGGACAAGGTCTGCACAGAGAGTGGGGTCACCAGCGACCACCTCAAGGGGCTGCACGTCATGGTGCCAG ACATCGTCCAGATGCACGTTGAGACCCTGGAGGCCGTACACCGAGAGAGCAGAAGGCTGCCTCCCATCCAGAAG CCCAAGCTGCTGCGGCCACGCCTTCTGCCTGGCGAGGAGTGTGTGCTGGATGGCCTGCGTGTCTGCCTGCTGCCGGATGGACGTGAGGGGGGCGCAGGCGGTAGCGGTGGGGGGCCCGCACTGCTGCCAGCTGAGGGCGCCATCTTCCTCACCACCTACCGGGTCATCTTCACGGGGATGCCCACCGACCCGCTGG TGGGGGAACAGGTGGTGGTCCGCTCCTTCCCTGTGGCTGCACTCACCAAGGAGAAGCGAGTCAGCGTCCAGACCCCTGCAGACCAACTCCTACAGGACGGGCTGCAGCTACGCTCCTGCACATTCCAG CTGCTGAAGATGGCCTTCGACGAGGAGGTGGGGTCTGACAGCGCTGAGCTCTTCCGGAAGCAGCTGCAGAAGTTGCGCTACCCGCCAGACCTCAGGGGCACCTTCGCCTTCACCCTGGGCTCCACCCACACAGTTGGCCGGCCGCCCCGCACTGCCAAGGACAAGGGTCCCTCCCTTAG GACTCTGTCTCGGAACCTCGTGAAAAACGCCAAGAAGACCATTGGGCGCCAGTATGTCACTCGGAAGAAGTACAATCCCCCGAGCTGGGAGCACCGGGGCCAGCTGCCCTCTGAGGACCAGGAAGATGAGATCTCAG TTTCGGAGGAGCTGGAGCCCAGCACGCTGACCCCTTCCTCGGCCCTGAAGCCCTCGGACCGCATGACCATGAGCGGCCTGGTGGAACGGGCATGCTGCCGGGACTACCAGCGCCTGGGCCTGGGCACGCTGAGCAGCAGTCTGAGTCGCGCCAAGTCTGAGCCCTTCCGCGTCTCCCCGGTCAACCGCATGTACGCCATCTGCCGCAG CTACCCTGGGCTGCTGATCGTCCCCCAGAGTGTCCAGGACAACGCCCTGCAGCGCGTCTCCCGTTGCTACCGCCAGAACCGCTTCCCCGTGGTCTGCTGGCGCAGTGGGCGCTCCAAGGCTGTGCTGCTGCGCTCAGGGGGCCTGCACGGCAAGGGTGTCGTCGGCCTCTTCAAGGCCCAAAACGCGCCTTCTCCAG GCCAGTCCCAGGCGGACTCCAGCAGCTTGGAGCAGGAGAAGTACCTGCAGGCTGTGGTCAGCGCCATGCCCCGCTATGCAGATGCTGCAGGTCGGAACACCCTCAGCGGCTTCTCTTTGGCCCACATGGGCAGCCATG tgcccagcCCCCGAGCCAGGGTCACCACGCTGTCCAACCCCATGGCGGCCTCGGCCTCCAGACGGACTGCGCCCCGAG GTAAATGGGGCAGTGTCCGCGCCAGTGGACGCAGCAGTGGGCTCAGCACTGATGTTGGCTCCCGGCTAGCAAGCAGAGACATGCTGGGTGCCCCCCAGGCCAATGGGACCCCCCCCGACCCAGGCTTTCTTCGGCCCCAGCGTGCAGCGCTCTACATCATTGGGGACAAAGCCCAGCTCAAG GGCGTGCGGCCAGACCCCCTGCAGCAGTGGGAGCTGGTGCCCATAGAGGTGTTTGAGGCCCGGCAGGTGAAGGCCAGCTTCAAGAAGCTGCTGAAGGCGTGCGTCCCTGGCTGTCCCACGGCTGAGCCCGGCCCGGCCTCCTTCCTGCGCTCGCTGGAGGACTCAGAGTGGCTGGTCCAG ATCCACAAGCTGCTGCAGGTCTCGGTGCTGGTGGTGGAGCTCCTGGCCTCGGGCTCCTCTGTCCTGGTGAGCCTGGAGGACGGCTGGGACATCACCACCCag TACCGGCAGGTGGTGTCCCTTGTGCAGCTGCTCTCGGACCCCTTCTACCGCACCCTGGAGGGTTTCCGTCTGCTGGTGGAGAAGGAGTGGCTGTCCTTCGGCCACCGATTCAGCCACCGTGGCGCCCACACCCTGGCTGGGCAGAGCAGTGGCTTCACGCCCGTCTTCCTACAGTTCCTGGACTGTGTGTACCAG GTCCACCTGCAGTTTCCCATGGAGTTCGAGTTCAGCCAGTTCTACCTCAAGTTCCTTGGCTACCACCATGCATCCCGCCGCTTCCGGACCTTTCTGCTCGACTCGGATTACGAGCGCATAGAGCTGG GGCTATTGTATGAGGAGAAGGGAGAGCGCAGGGGCCCGCAG